A portion of the Parasedimentitalea marina genome contains these proteins:
- the thrS gene encoding threonine--tRNA ligase — protein sequence MAQISLTFPDGNARSYDAGVTAAQVAADISSSLAKKAISATYNDQHWDLQWPIPADGSIALHTLKDEAQANELIRHDLAHIMARAVQALWPDTKVTIGPVIDNGWYYDFDRAEPFTPEDLGVIEKEMKKIINKREPVTTEVWDRDRAIQFYTDNDEPYKVELIDAIPGDEPLRMYWHGDWQDLCRGPHLAHTGQVPGDSFKLMSIAGAYWRGDSDRAMLQRIYGVAFTGKEKLKAHLTMLEEAAKRDHRKLGREMNLFHMQEEAPGQIFWHPNGWTIYTQLQDYMRRKQRADGYVEVNTPQVVDRKLWEASGHWDKYQEHMFIVEVDEEHAREKTINALKPMNCPCHVQVYNQGLKSYRDLPLRMAEFGSCNRYEPSGALHGIMRVRGFTQDDAHIFCTEDQIEAECAKFIDFLSSVYKDLGFEKFEIMFATRPEKRVGTEESWDHVEAALENAIKATGHDYTLDEGEGAFYGPKLDFKLTDAIGRVWQCGTFQVDPNLPERLDANYIGEDGAKHRPYMLHRACLGSFERFIGILIESHAGKLPFWLAPRQVVVASITSESDVYVMEVVSELQKAGVRVEADTRNEKINYKVREHSVGKVPVILAIGAREVEERTVSIRRLGQKQSQVDSLANVTKLLALEATAPDLL from the coding sequence ATGGCCCAAATCTCCCTTACCTTCCCCGATGGCAATGCACGCTCATATGATGCAGGCGTGACCGCCGCTCAGGTCGCCGCCGACATTTCGTCGTCGCTGGCCAAGAAAGCGATCTCAGCCACCTATAACGACCAGCACTGGGATCTGCAGTGGCCGATACCAGCGGATGGCTCGATCGCCCTGCACACCCTCAAGGATGAGGCCCAGGCCAATGAACTGATCCGCCACGATCTGGCCCATATCATGGCCCGCGCGGTACAGGCACTCTGGCCCGACACCAAGGTCACCATCGGCCCGGTGATCGACAACGGCTGGTATTACGACTTTGACCGCGCTGAACCTTTCACTCCAGAAGATCTGGGTGTGATTGAAAAAGAGATGAAGAAAATCATCAACAAGCGCGAGCCGGTCACCACCGAGGTCTGGGACCGCGACCGCGCGATCCAGTTCTACACTGACAATGATGAGCCCTATAAGGTCGAGCTGATCGACGCCATTCCCGGTGACGAGCCGCTGCGTATGTACTGGCACGGCGACTGGCAGGATCTGTGCCGGGGTCCGCACCTTGCCCACACTGGCCAGGTGCCCGGTGACAGTTTCAAACTGATGTCCATCGCGGGTGCCTACTGGCGCGGCGACAGTGACCGCGCCATGCTGCAACGGATCTACGGCGTCGCCTTCACCGGCAAGGAAAAGCTGAAGGCCCACCTGACCATGTTGGAAGAGGCCGCCAAGCGCGACCACCGCAAACTGGGCCGTGAAATGAACCTGTTCCACATGCAAGAAGAGGCCCCCGGCCAGATCTTCTGGCATCCGAATGGCTGGACCATCTACACTCAGCTGCAAGACTACATGCGCCGCAAACAGCGCGCTGATGGCTATGTCGAGGTCAACACCCCACAGGTGGTCGACCGCAAACTGTGGGAAGCTTCAGGCCACTGGGATAAATACCAGGAACACATGTTCATTGTCGAAGTCGATGAAGAACATGCCCGCGAAAAAACCATCAACGCGCTGAAGCCGATGAACTGCCCCTGTCACGTGCAGGTCTACAATCAGGGCCTCAAGTCCTACCGCGACCTGCCGCTGCGCATGGCCGAGTTCGGCTCATGCAACCGCTATGAGCCCTCGGGCGCCTTGCACGGTATCATGCGGGTGCGCGGCTTTACCCAGGATGACGCACATATCTTCTGCACCGAAGATCAGATTGAGGCGGAATGCGCCAAGTTCATCGACTTCCTGTCCTCGGTCTACAAAGACCTTGGATTTGAAAAGTTCGAGATAATGTTTGCCACCCGCCCCGAAAAGCGCGTCGGCACCGAGGAAAGCTGGGATCACGTCGAGGCAGCGCTGGAGAACGCCATCAAGGCCACGGGTCACGACTATACGCTGGACGAAGGCGAAGGTGCGTTCTACGGCCCCAAGCTGGACTTCAAACTGACCGACGCCATTGGCCGGGTCTGGCAGTGCGGTACATTCCAGGTGGACCCCAATCTGCCCGAACGGCTGGACGCCAACTACATCGGCGAGGACGGCGCCAAGCATCGCCCCTATATGCTGCACCGCGCCTGTCTGGGATCGTTTGAACGCTTCATCGGCATCCTGATCGAAAGCCACGCCGGTAAGCTGCCGTTCTGGCTGGCACCGCGTCAGGTGGTTGTTGCCTCGATCACATCCGAGTCTGATGTCTATGTGATGGAAGTGGTTTCTGAGCTGCAAAAAGCAGGCGTGCGTGTCGAGGCCGACACCCGCAACGAAAAGATCAACTACAAGGTTCGCGAACACTCGGTTGGCAAGGTGCCTGTGATCCTGGCGATTGGTGCGCGCGAAGTGGAAGAGCGCACCGTCTCAATTCGCCGCCTGGGGCAAAAACAAAGCCAGGTTGACAGCCTGGCAAATGTTACAAAGCTTCTTGCGCTGGAAGCTACAGCCCCCGATCTGCTGTAA
- a CDS encoding DUF2282 domain-containing protein, producing the protein MSNTAKSLVVASAVAAALAASTTVPAAAQSKEKCYGVSLAGQNDCAAGPGTTCAGTSVTDYQGNAWTLVDAGSCVGIELPKMADGSARMGSLEALERDIPA; encoded by the coding sequence ATGTCGAACACTGCAAAATCTCTGGTTGTCGCAAGCGCCGTAGCCGCTGCTCTGGCTGCTTCCACCACTGTTCCCGCTGCTGCTCAATCCAAAGAGAAGTGCTATGGCGTGTCGCTGGCCGGCCAAAATGACTGCGCCGCCGGTCCTGGCACAACCTGCGCTGGCACATCAGTCACCGACTATCAAGGCAATGCCTGGACACTGGTCGACGCCGGTTCATGCGTCGGCATTGAGTTGCCAAAAATGGCCGATGGCTCCGCACGCATGGGCTCTCTCGAAGCGCTAGAGCGCGACATTCCGGCCTAA
- a CDS encoding DUF692 domain-containing protein, producing the protein MQDSNNRFTQLPVSAGVGYKPQHFTQILDTPGPIGWLEVHAENYMGDGGRPHAQLRRLSEQFAMSVHGVGLSIGGEGPLDSDHLARLKHLVDWLNPASFSEHLAWSTHDSHFYNDLLALPYTNATLTRICDHIDQVQTVIGRPMLLENPSSYLAFDESTWAEPAFLAEISQRTGCGMLLDVNNVFVSATNLNFSPQGYIDAFALDKVGEIHLGGHDVDADDYGNTLLIDSHASPVVDPVWDLLGYTLRRTGPLPILIEWDNDVPEWPVLAAETARAVAALAMVPA; encoded by the coding sequence ATGCAGGACAGCAACAATCGCTTCACTCAGCTGCCAGTATCGGCCGGGGTTGGCTATAAGCCGCAACATTTCACCCAGATACTGGACACCCCGGGGCCCATAGGCTGGCTGGAAGTGCACGCTGAAAATTACATGGGGGATGGGGGCCGACCACATGCCCAATTGCGCCGCCTGTCCGAACAGTTCGCCATGTCCGTGCACGGTGTCGGCCTTAGCATCGGTGGCGAAGGCCCGCTGGACAGCGATCATCTGGCCCGGCTGAAACATCTTGTCGACTGGCTGAACCCGGCCAGTTTCTCAGAACATCTGGCATGGTCTACCCATGACAGCCATTTCTATAACGATCTGCTGGCCCTGCCCTATACCAATGCCACCCTGACCCGCATCTGCGATCATATCGATCAGGTGCAGACGGTGATCGGGCGACCTATGCTGCTCGAGAACCCCTCGAGCTATCTTGCCTTTGATGAAAGCACCTGGGCGGAACCCGCCTTTCTGGCCGAGATCTCGCAGCGCACAGGCTGTGGCATGCTGCTCGACGTCAACAACGTGTTTGTCTCAGCCACCAACCTCAACTTCTCACCGCAGGGCTACATCGATGCCTTTGCCCTGGACAAAGTCGGCGAGATCCATCTGGGAGGCCATGACGTTGACGCCGATGACTATGGCAACACCCTGCTGATCGACAGTCATGCCAGCCCTGTGGTGGACCCTGTTTGGGACCTGCTGGGCTATACCCTGCGCCGCACCGGCCCTCTGCCAATATTGATCGAATGGGACAACGACGTGCCAGAGTGGCCGGTACTGGCCGCTGAAACTGCCCGCGCTGTGGCTGCCTTGGCGATGGTGCCCGCATGA
- a CDS encoding DNA-binding domain-containing protein: MSVNQTHFVQAMMDPSLPVPDGLSDAQSRPAGRRFNVYRNNVATSLTEAMHSAFPVITKLLGKENMDGLSGLYLRAHPPTSPLMMFYGAQFPAFLAGLEQLAHLGYLADVARLELALRTAYHAADATAITADALAAIQPEDLMQAKVMLAPSVQVIQSPWPLYDIWRFNTSQDAPKPEPVAQDVLITRPEFDPIPHSLPVGGATWITGLMQGATFAEAHDNTLTTTPEFDLGTTLALLLQGGALINLDSKG, translated from the coding sequence ATGAGCGTCAATCAGACACATTTCGTCCAGGCCATGATGGACCCCAGCTTGCCGGTGCCGGATGGATTGTCAGATGCCCAGTCCCGCCCCGCCGGACGGCGGTTCAATGTCTACCGCAATAACGTTGCCACCTCGCTGACCGAGGCCATGCATTCTGCCTTTCCTGTGATCACCAAACTGCTGGGCAAGGAGAACATGGATGGGCTGTCAGGATTATACCTGCGAGCCCACCCGCCAACCTCGCCACTGATGATGTTTTACGGCGCGCAGTTCCCGGCGTTTCTGGCAGGCTTGGAGCAGTTAGCCCACCTGGGTTATCTGGCCGATGTTGCCCGGCTGGAGCTGGCCCTGCGCACGGCCTATCACGCGGCGGACGCAACGGCGATCACAGCCGATGCACTAGCAGCGATCCAACCCGAGGACCTGATGCAAGCCAAGGTTATGCTTGCCCCATCTGTGCAGGTGATCCAATCGCCATGGCCGCTCTATGATATCTGGCGGTTCAACACCTCCCAAGACGCGCCTAAACCGGAACCGGTGGCGCAGGATGTTCTGATCACCCGGCCAGAGTTTGACCCCATTCCACACAGCCTGCCTGTGGGTGGCGCCACCTGGATCACTGGGCTGATGCAGGGAGCCACCTTTGCCGAGGCACATGACAACACGTTGACAACAACCCCCGAGTTCGACCTTGGGACAACGCTCGCGCTGCTATTGCAGGGCGGCGCACTTATCAATTTGGACAGTAAGGGATAA
- a CDS encoding DoxX family membrane protein gives MHALVSLHNAVFNLIERAGNWLLPLAARFTFAAVLLVYYWNSGLTKLGDGIFGLFSPSIGAYSQIFPKQLEAVGYDTSQLGAFHWLVVMAGTWAEFILPLLLLVGLATRLAALGMIGFVVMQSLTDVYGHGVSDLKTLGAWFDRFPDGVILDQRLFWVFILSVLVIKGAGALSVDALLRRRTELALA, from the coding sequence ATGCACGCGCTGGTCTCACTTCACAACGCGGTTTTCAACCTGATTGAACGGGCTGGAAACTGGCTTCTGCCGCTGGCCGCCCGTTTCACATTTGCCGCAGTATTGCTGGTGTACTATTGGAACTCCGGCCTGACCAAACTGGGCGACGGGATCTTTGGCCTATTCAGCCCCTCGATTGGGGCCTATTCTCAGATCTTCCCGAAACAGCTAGAGGCCGTCGGCTATGACACCTCACAATTGGGCGCCTTTCATTGGCTGGTGGTGATGGCCGGCACCTGGGCCGAGTTCATTCTTCCCTTGCTGTTGCTGGTGGGTCTGGCAACCAGACTGGCCGCGCTTGGTATGATTGGATTTGTGGTGATGCAATCGCTGACTGATGTCTATGGTCATGGCGTCAGCGATCTCAAAACCCTGGGGGCGTGGTTTGACCGTTTTCCAGATGGCGTGATCCTGGATCAGCGATTGTTCTGGGTGTTTATTCTGTCAGTTCTGGTGATCAAAGGCGCCGGAGCTCTGTCGGTCGATGCGCTGCTTCGGCGACGCACTGAACTGGCATTGGCCTAG
- a CDS encoding ArsC/Spx/MgsR family protein codes for MKLFGLKNCDTCRKAMKQLPKIDFVDVRNDGVPVEVLQRALGQFGDSLLNIRSTTWRTLTAEERAQPQIELLQTHPTLMKRPLIERDGKLYLSWSKETQSALGVS; via the coding sequence TTGAAGTTATTTGGCCTGAAGAACTGCGATACCTGCCGTAAGGCAATGAAACAGCTCCCAAAAATTGATTTTGTCGATGTCCGGAATGATGGTGTTCCAGTGGAGGTATTACAGCGGGCACTGGGGCAATTTGGCGACAGTTTGTTGAATATACGATCAACCACGTGGCGAACATTGACTGCGGAAGAACGGGCGCAGCCGCAAATTGAGCTGCTGCAGACCCACCCGACATTGATGAAGCGTCCGTTGATTGAACGGGATGGAAAATTGTATTTGAGCTGGAGCAAAGAAACCCAGTCAGCCCTTGGCGTTTCCTGA
- a CDS encoding cold-shock protein: MPSGTVKWFNTTKGFGFIEPDAGGKDVFVHISAVERSGMTGLADNQKVDYELLEGRDGRQMAGDLKSL; encoded by the coding sequence ATGCCAAGCGGTACCGTGAAGTGGTTTAACACGACAAAAGGCTTCGGGTTCATTGAACCTGATGCGGGCGGCAAGGATGTGTTTGTGCACATCTCAGCAGTGGAACGATCAGGAATGACTGGGCTCGCCGACAATCAGAAAGTCGACTATGAGCTTCTGGAAGGGCGCGATGGGCGCCAAATGGCAGGCGACCTCAAATCCCTGTAA
- a CDS encoding dihydrofolate reductase yields MISLMVACARNRAIGKDNTIPWYAPEDLKAFKRETLGGAIIMGRNTWDSLPFKPLKNRLNLVVSSNPDAADTVCPSLQAAVAQARAQGYQRIYGIGGFGIYRDMLAIADRLLITEVDLDVEDADTFFPEFNVADWDIVSKTALPGDDPACLLVEYLRRRS; encoded by the coding sequence ATGATTTCACTTATGGTCGCCTGCGCCCGCAACCGGGCAATTGGCAAGGACAATACAATTCCCTGGTACGCCCCCGAAGATCTAAAGGCGTTTAAGCGGGAAACTTTGGGTGGGGCCATCATTATGGGCCGCAACACCTGGGACAGCCTGCCGTTCAAGCCGTTGAAGAACCGGTTGAACCTGGTGGTGTCGTCGAACCCGGATGCAGCGGATACCGTCTGCCCCTCGTTGCAGGCCGCAGTGGCGCAGGCACGGGCGCAGGGGTATCAGCGGATCTATGGGATTGGTGGCTTTGGCATCTATCGGGACATGTTGGCAATCGCGGACCGTCTGCTGATCACCGAAGTAGATTTAGACGTCGAAGACGCTGACACATTCTTCCCGGAGTTCAATGTTGCGGATTGGGATATTGTCAGCAAAACCGCGTTGCCTGGCGATGACCCGGCCTGTCTGCTGGTGGAGTATTTGCGCCGGCGGTCGTGA
- a CDS encoding thymidylate synthase — protein MQQYHDALRQILETGEPSADRTGTGTLSSFGMQTRYPLADGFPLVTTKKLHLRSIIHELLWFLSGDTNIGYLKENGVKIWDEWADENGDLGPVYGHQWRHFPRLDLVEGTTGDEPLYRAGSVDQIADLVENIKNSPDSRRLIVSAWNPADVPQMALPPCHTLWQVRVLNGKMHMQLYQRSADMFLGVPFNIASYALLLLMLAHVTGHEAGDFVHTLGDAHIYSNHQDQVQLQLSRTPHPLPQIKIIRQVSSIFDFKYEDFEVLNYDPDPGIRAPVAV, from the coding sequence GTGCAGCAATACCACGATGCGTTGAGGCAGATTTTGGAAACGGGCGAGCCATCGGCGGACCGGACCGGAACCGGGACATTGTCCAGTTTTGGCATGCAGACCCGGTACCCGCTGGCGGATGGATTTCCGCTGGTCACCACCAAGAAACTGCACTTGCGATCGATCATCCACGAGCTGCTGTGGTTTCTGTCCGGCGACACCAATATCGGCTACCTCAAAGAAAACGGGGTAAAGATCTGGGACGAATGGGCCGATGAGAATGGCGATCTGGGACCTGTCTATGGCCATCAGTGGCGCCACTTTCCAAGACTGGATCTGGTTGAAGGCACCACGGGTGACGAACCGCTATACCGGGCCGGAAGTGTCGATCAGATCGCAGATCTTGTTGAAAACATAAAGAATTCACCGGACAGTCGCCGGTTGATTGTATCAGCCTGGAACCCTGCGGATGTGCCGCAGATGGCCCTGCCTCCCTGTCATACCCTGTGGCAGGTGCGGGTGCTGAACGGTAAGATGCATATGCAACTCTATCAACGCTCGGCGGATATGTTCCTTGGCGTGCCGTTCAATATAGCCTCCTATGCATTGTTGCTGCTGATGCTGGCCCATGTCACCGGACATGAGGCAGGGGATTTTGTACACACCCTTGGTGATGCGCATATTTACAGCAATCACCAGGATCAGGTGCAATTGCAGCTGTCCAGAACGCCACATCCGCTGCCGCAAATCAAAATTATACGTCAGGTCAGTTCGATCTTTGATTTCAAATACGAGGATTTTGAAGTGCTGAACTATGACCCGGATCCGGGCATCCGCGCACCAGTGGCGGTGTAA
- a CDS encoding VOC family protein — protein MSLTYLHTMIRVKDLEKTIAFFELLGLKETRRMDSEKGRFSLIFLAPPGQEDCPVELTYNWDGDDGLPSDGRHFGHLAYGVDDIYATCAHLQANGVTINRPPRDGHMAFVRSPDNISIELLQNGEKLAPAEPWASMENSGHW, from the coding sequence ATGTCGCTCACCTATTTGCACACAATGATTCGCGTCAAAGATCTGGAAAAGACCATCGCCTTTTTTGAACTGCTCGGACTTAAGGAAACCCGCCGCATGGATAGTGAAAAGGGGCGGTTCTCGCTGATTTTCCTGGCCCCTCCCGGCCAAGAGGACTGCCCGGTCGAATTGACCTACAATTGGGATGGAGACGACGGCCTGCCCAGCGACGGCCGCCATTTTGGCCATCTGGCTTATGGTGTGGATGATATCTATGCCACCTGCGCGCATCTTCAGGCCAACGGCGTCACTATCAATCGTCCCCCACGTGACGGCCATATGGCTTTTGTGCGGTCGCCTGACAATATATCGATTGAGCTTCTGCAAAATGGCGAAAAACTCGCCCCCGCTGAACCCTGGGCCAGCATGGAAAACAGCGGCCACTGGTAG
- a CDS encoding MarR family winged helix-turn-helix transcriptional regulator, translating into MSMEMPIGQQDQKGFMTGYLEALALVERLHRLLLDVIKDEFERVGVLEINAVQALLLFNIGDNEVTAGELKSRGYYQGSNVSYNLKKLVEMGYMHHQRCEIDRRSVRVRLTPRGREVRDIVSSLFSRHAEGLEGKGVIDIEGIADISNALKRVERYWTDQIRYIY; encoded by the coding sequence ATGAGTATGGAAATGCCAATAGGCCAGCAGGACCAAAAGGGGTTCATGACTGGTTATCTAGAAGCACTGGCGCTGGTTGAACGCCTGCACCGGTTGCTGTTGGATGTAATCAAGGATGAGTTTGAGCGTGTCGGTGTGTTGGAGATCAACGCAGTACAGGCGCTTTTACTGTTTAACATCGGCGACAACGAAGTAACTGCGGGCGAGTTGAAAAGCCGTGGCTACTATCAGGGCAGCAACGTCAGCTACAATCTGAAGAAGCTGGTCGAGATGGGCTATATGCACCATCAGCGTTGTGAAATTGATCGTCGTTCAGTGCGGGTTCGCCTGACACCACGCGGCCGTGAAGTACGCGACATTGTATCGTCGCTGTTCTCGCGTCATGCGGAAGGTCTGGAAGGTAAGGGAGTTATCGATATCGAAGGTATCGCCGACATCTCGAATGCGCTGAAACGAGTTGAACGGTATTGGACTGATCAGATCCGTTACATCTACTAA
- a CDS encoding succinate dehydrogenase assembly factor 2, with protein MSETYEHRLKRMQMRSMRRGIKEMDIILSAYARTHLAQMDEKQLELYDQMLDENDQDLYQWVTGQTAPPDSLKILIKDISQTFQK; from the coding sequence ATGAGCGAGACCTATGAGCACAGGCTGAAACGGATGCAGATGCGATCCATGCGTCGCGGTATCAAGGAAATGGATATCATCCTTTCAGCTTATGCGCGAACCCATCTTGCTCAGATGGACGAGAAGCAGCTGGAACTGTATGATCAGATGCTGGATGAAAACGACCAGGATTTGTATCAATGGGTGACGGGCCAGACCGCTCCGCCGGATTCGTTGAAAATATTGATCAAAGATATATCGCAAACTTTTCAAAAATAA
- a CDS encoding helix-turn-helix domain-containing protein gives MSDLEYDWYGPDAATFGDRVAGAREVAAMTQAQLARRLGVKKATLLGWEQDLSEPRANKLSMMAGVLNVSMTWLITGEGDGMSQPADEIIVAGDFSEILGELRDLRGELRTNADRTARLEKKLRLLLERGGQA, from the coding sequence ATGTCTGATTTAGAATATGATTGGTATGGCCCGGATGCCGCCACTTTTGGGGACCGGGTCGCCGGTGCGCGCGAAGTCGCGGCAATGACACAGGCGCAGCTGGCCCGCCGCTTGGGCGTCAAAAAGGCCACATTGCTGGGTTGGGAACAGGATCTGTCTGAACCACGCGCCAACAAGCTGTCGATGATGGCTGGTGTTCTGAATGTGTCGATGACCTGGTTGATCACCGGTGAAGGTGACGGCATGAGCCAGCCTGCTGATGAGATCATCGTGGCCGGTGATTTCTCAGAAATTCTGGGTGAACTTCGCGATCTTCGCGGCGAGTTGCGCACCAATGCCGACCGCACTGCGCGGCTGGAAAAGAAACTGCGGCTGCTGCTGGAGCGCGGAGGGCAAGCATGA
- a CDS encoding pyridoxal phosphate-dependent aminotransferase, with protein MPFISDTLSRVKPSPTIAMTAKAAELKAAGRDVIGLSAGEPDFDTPQNIKDAAVAAIAAGKTKYTAPDGIPELKQAICAKLSRENGLDYTPAQVSVGAGGKQTLYNALMATLNDGDEVIIPAPYWVSYPDMVLLAGGTPVVAETSLQTNFKLTADQLEAAITPKTKWFIFNSPSNPTGAGYSREELKELTDVLLRHPHVWVMSDDMYEHLAYDGFEFSTPAQIEPALYERTLTCNGVSKAYAMTGWRIGYAAGPVELISAMRKIQSQSTSNPCTISQWAAVEALNGTQDFLAPNNEMFVRRRDLVVSMLSAIDGITCPTPEGAFYVYPSIAALMGKTTPKGTVIVDDQTFANALLDEADVAVVFGAAFGLSPNFRVSYATSDKALVEACTRIQTFCAALT; from the coding sequence ATGCCGTTCATTTCTGACACTCTCTCTCGCGTCAAACCTTCACCGACCATTGCAATGACCGCCAAAGCTGCTGAGCTGAAAGCCGCCGGTCGTGATGTGATTGGCCTCAGCGCAGGTGAGCCGGATTTCGACACACCGCAAAATATCAAAGACGCCGCCGTTGCCGCCATCGCTGCGGGTAAAACCAAATACACCGCCCCTGATGGCATTCCTGAACTGAAACAGGCGATCTGCGCCAAGCTGAGCCGTGAGAACGGGCTGGACTACACTCCGGCGCAGGTTTCGGTCGGCGCGGGCGGCAAACAGACGCTGTATAACGCGCTGATGGCCACACTGAACGACGGCGACGAGGTCATCATCCCCGCGCCCTATTGGGTCAGCTATCCCGACATGGTCCTGCTGGCAGGCGGCACCCCCGTGGTGGCCGAGACCTCGTTACAGACAAATTTCAAACTGACGGCCGATCAGCTTGAAGCCGCAATCACACCCAAAACCAAATGGTTCATCTTCAACTCGCCCTCTAACCCCACCGGGGCAGGCTATAGCCGGGAAGAGTTGAAAGAGCTGACGGACGTGTTGCTGCGTCACCCGCATGTCTGGGTGATGAGCGATGATATGTATGAACACTTGGCCTATGACGGTTTTGAGTTCAGCACCCCGGCGCAGATCGAACCCGCGCTCTATGAGCGCACGCTGACCTGCAATGGCGTATCCAAAGCCTATGCGATGACCGGTTGGCGCATTGGCTATGCCGCAGGCCCGGTTGAACTGATTTCTGCCATGCGCAAGATCCAGTCTCAGTCCACCTCGAACCCCTGCACCATCAGCCAATGGGCGGCGGTTGAGGCGTTGAACGGCACGCAGGACTTTCTGGCCCCCAACAACGAGATGTTTGTACGCCGCCGCGATTTGGTTGTGTCGATGCTCTCTGCGATTGACGGGATCACCTGCCCCACACCAGAAGGTGCTTTTTACGTCTACCCTTCGATCGCCGCATTGATGGGCAAGACCACCCCCAAGGGCACTGTGATTGTGGACGATCAGACCTTTGCCAATGCTCTGCTGGATGAGGCAGATGTTGCTGTGGTGTTTGGCGCAGCCTTTGGTCTTTCACCCAACTTCCGGGTCAGCTACGCTACCTCGGACAAGGCCCTGGTTGAGGCCTGCACGCGCATACAGACCTTCTGTGCTGCACTGACGTAA
- a CDS encoding MATE family efflux transporter, whose translation MNTLPQSPSPMTRRGHIVAIGVLGLPLIGGHVAQFAIGLTDTVMLGWYGVEALAAVTLASTYFFVLFLFGAGFGFAVMPMVAAAAGAGEDRQIRRCTRMGLWLSLAYGVVVMPLLLFAHPILDMMGQEPVIAEMAASYLRVAGWGIFPALLVMVLKSYLAALERTQIVLWVTLGAAVMNALVNYVLIFGNFGAPELGVRGAAIASFSTQVVSFVAIIIYALKVLPEHELLKNFKRPDWEMLREVFRLGIPIGLTTLSEVSLFAASAMMMGWLGTVALAAHGIAVSLAGLTFMVHLGLSNAATIRAGNAYGRRDRSHMARGGKVVTVMSLVMSVFATVFFVTMPETLMSVFMDGSDPQKPEILAIGVGLMAMAALFQLVDGVQAIALGLLRGVQDTTIPMVIGVFSYWGVGISSSYVLGFVLGYGGIGVWGGLVLGLACASVLLMLRFWGSVIGKVGDVEEPLG comes from the coding sequence TGCAATTGGCCTGACCGACACAGTGATGCTGGGCTGGTACGGCGTGGAGGCGCTGGCGGCGGTGACGCTGGCCTCGACTTACTTCTTTGTTCTGTTCCTGTTTGGGGCGGGCTTTGGCTTTGCGGTGATGCCGATGGTGGCCGCTGCTGCCGGAGCTGGTGAGGACCGTCAGATCCGCCGCTGTACCCGCATGGGGCTGTGGTTGTCGCTGGCCTATGGGGTGGTGGTCATGCCGCTGCTGTTATTTGCCCATCCGATTCTGGACATGATGGGGCAAGAACCGGTGATTGCCGAGATGGCGGCAAGTTATTTGCGCGTAGCAGGCTGGGGGATTTTCCCGGCCCTGCTGGTGATGGTGCTGAAATCTTATTTGGCGGCGCTGGAGCGCACCCAGATCGTTCTGTGGGTGACTTTGGGCGCTGCTGTGATGAATGCACTGGTGAACTATGTGCTGATTTTCGGCAATTTTGGCGCGCCCGAGCTGGGCGTGCGCGGTGCGGCCATTGCGTCCTTCAGCACCCAGGTGGTGTCTTTTGTAGCCATCATCATTTACGCGCTGAAGGTGCTGCCCGAGCATGAGTTGCTAAAGAATTTTAAGCGGCCGGACTGGGAGATGCTGCGCGAGGTTTTCCGTCTGGGCATTCCAATTGGCCTGACCACGTTAAGTGAGGTCAGTCTGTTTGCCGCTTCGGCGATGATGATGGGCTGGCTGGGCACGGTGGCGCTGGCAGCGCATGGTATTGCAGTGTCGCTGGCGGGACTGACCTTTATGGTCCATCTGGGGCTGAGCAACGCGGCAACGATCCGGGCGGGCAATGCCTATGGTCGTCGAGACCGGAGCCACATGGCGCGCGGCGGCAAGGTGGTGACAGTCATGTCCCTGGTGATGTCGGTGTTTGCGACAGTGTTTTTCGTGACCATGCCCGAGACGCTGATGTCGGTGTTCATGGATGGCAGTGATCCGCAAAAGCCCGAGATCCTGGCAATTGGAGTTGGGTTGATGGCAATGGCGGCGTTGTTTCAGCTGGTAGACGGTGTGCAGGCCATCGCGCTGGGCCTGTTGCGCGGGGTGCAGGACACCACAATACCAATGGTGATTGGGGTCTTTAGCTATTGGGGCGTTGGAATATCATCCTCCTATGTGCTGGGGTTTGTCTTGGGGTACGGCGGCATTGGTGTCTGGGGCGGGCTGGTACTGGGGCTGGCCTGTGCATCGGTCCTGCTGATGCTGCGGTTCTGGGGGTCAGTAATTGGCAAGGTTGGGGATGTTGAGGAACCGCTTGGATAA